The sequence AGGTGGATATTGAAAAACTGGATAATGATTTAACTCCACTTCATGGAAAAAAATATTCGGATAAAAAGAGTCCAGTCTAAAGGGTATACTAGATGTTATGAAATGGATTTCGTGACCTTGTTTGGCTAACATTTTCCCAAGTTCAGTCGCAATAATTCCAGATCCACCGACAGATGGATAGCATGTAATTCCGATTTTAAGCATATGGCAACCCACCTCTTATAATTTTTAATCTTGTAATTTACGCCAATCGAAGAAACCGGCATCTAGTGCTCTTATCATGACTTCTGCCCCACCAAGATTCGTTACTAACGGGATCTGATAGACATCGCTAAGGCGCATCAATGCACTAATATCTGGCTCATGTGGCTGAGCAGTTAAAGGATCTCGGAAGAAAATAACCAAGTCCATTTCATTATCGGCAATTCTTGCTCCAATCTGCTGATCACCACCTAATGGACCTGATTGAAAGCGATGAATTTCCAGTCCCGTAGCATCACTGATTCTCTTTCCTGTAGTTCCGGTAGCAAATAATGTATGCTGTTTTAAAATTTCTGTATAAGCAATTGTAAAATTCACAATATCTTGTTTCTTTTTATCATGTGCGATTAAGGCAATTTTCAAGGTGATCTCCCCCTATTCTAAAATGTTCTCCAATCCATAAACAAGCAGATCCAACTTCATGACATGATCAATGGCAAGCTTCACACCTGTCATGAAAGATTCACGATGAAAGGAATCATGTTTAATGGTTAAGTTCTCACCCGCTGAACCAAATACAACTTCCTGATGTGCTACAAGACCAGGTAACCGCATACTGTGAATTTTCATGCCATCCACATCTGCTCCTCGTGCTCCCTGAATCGTTTCTTTCTCATCAGGATGTCCTTGCGTTTTGGATTCCCTCTCTTCTTGAATCAATTGCGCTGTCTTCACTGCTGTTCCAGAAGGAGCATCTAATTTACGATCGTGATGCTTTTCGATAATTTCAACATCCGGAAAGTATTTCGCTGCCCATTTGGCAAACTGCATCATTAATACAGCCCCTAAAGCAAAGTTAGGTGCGATAATGACACCGATTCCTTTCTCTTCTGCCAAATCCGTTAATTCTTGAAGTTGTTCGTCACTAAATCCTGTTGTTCCTACAACAGGTCTGATTCCGTATTGAATTGCTGTTTTTGTATGTAAATAGCCAAATTCCGGTGTCGTAAGATCAACTAACACATCGGCTTCAACCGCTTGAAAACATTGCTCAATATCTGTGTAAATGTCTACATCGAAATTGGGTAAATCTTCGAATTCATTAATTTTCTTACCTTCAAATTTATGATCTAAGCAAGCAACTAATTCTAAATCATCCTGTTTTTCGATCATACGTAATGCTTCACTGCCCATTTTTCCACGTGGGCCGGCAACAATAACTTTTACTTTACTCATTGTGATCCTCCTGACTGTTTTTCCTTGTCCAACGATTTTCATCTCGTGTTTCGATTTTATTCATTGTACGTTCAAATGCTTTATCCAAGCTGATTCCCTGTGAGTTAGCAAAGCAAATGATGACGAACAGCAAATCTCCTAATTCTGCTTCAATCGAATTGTCTTTCTCGCTATCCTTCTTTGTTTTTTCACCATACTGGTGATTGACTTCACGGGCTAATTCACCTACTTCTTCGGTAAATCGAGCCATCAAACTTAATGGTGAAAAATAACCTTCTTTGTATTGGGATATATATTGGTCGACTCGTTGCTGCATGTTCTCCATACTTTCTTTATTATACATTCAACAACCTCCATTGTTAAATAAAAAGACAGATGTTTAAACATCTGTCTTCCATCATAAAAAAACTTATTCATCGCTCGCAAGGAAAAACATGGATGCAAAGCGAATTAACTCCGCTACAGCAACCAATGCTGCTGCAACATATGTTAACGCGGCAGCATTTAATACTTTTTTCGTTTGACGTTCTTCATTATTGCGAATAATACCAGTAGAAACTAATTGGTTCATTGCCCGATTAGAAGCATCGAACTCAACTGGAAGTGTTACGAGTTGGAATAATACTGCGAATGACATAAAAATAACCCCAACAAGTACTAAGTTCATTGCCCCTAATAAGATTCCTGCGATGATAAAAATAAAGGACATCTTATCACCAAGTCCTGCTATTGGCACTAATGTATGGCGAAAACGTAAGAACGCATATGATTCAGCGTCTTGAATCGCATGTCCTACCTCATGCGCAGCAATCGCAGATGCAGCAGCAGAGTAACCATGATAGTTATCGCTCGATAATCGTACGACCTTCTTACGAGGGTCATAGTGATCAGACAACGTACCTTTTGTTTCTTCAATTCTGACATCAAACAACCCATTATCATCTAATATTTTACGGGCTACCTCTGCACCAGTCATCCTATTTGCATTCATTACTTTTGAATATTTCTTGTAAGTGTTCTTTACTTTGGATTGAGCCCAAAGTGGTACAGCAATTAATAAAACCAGATATATTAAATACCCTAGCATGTACAATCCTCCATCATAGTATTCATTTATACCGTTAATTTTAGTCAAAATCCGACAAAGTGTCAATTGTAATGATTATCACGGCGCTAACGCCCCAGCTTCAAGATGCGATAAATAAGAAGCTAAGTGGGGGTAAACGGACGATAACTCCCTGATAAGTTCCGCTAGCAATCAGTCGGAGAAAGCAAACCCACTGATTGAAGTCTCACTTTATACTGCTTCTCCTCTATATTTTGCCCATGCTACATAAGATAAACTAAGGAAAATAAAACCGAATACGATAAAAATTAACCATTTTGTATATTCTGCATTTGCATGATTCATCGTATCACTATTGAGCTGGGAAATGTGTGAGAAGGTCTCCTCTAGTTCTTTTTCATTAGATTGCTCTTGATTATTCGTCAACAAAGAGATAGATGCTTGGTAATCCTGATACTGCTCATCATCAAGGTGCAATTTGGCTACTGGAGAAATTACTTGTACGTAGTATGCAATTTCTTCGATATCCTCTGTACTAACAGATTCTTTCGCTAGAATTCGCTCCATTTTTTTATCTAATTCTTGCTTCCACGTTGTCCAGAGTGGAGCATTTTCGTTTTGAATGGCATCCCACAAAATTAAGATTTGTTGTGCCGCCATTCTTTTTTCGCTATAACTTGCTGACTCGTCTTGTAAAACCTCTGTTCCACTTTCCAAATATTGCTGCATGACTGCTTCATATTCATTCTTTTCACTAGCAGCAGTTTCCAGTATCGTTGATTTATTATTCTCCATTAATTGCAGTGCAACATCATATCGCTGTTCCTGTACCAGCCTTTCGAATGTATACATATATCGCGCATCTTGCTGCGCCAATACATTACTATGAACAAATGCTTGTATTATCATTAATGAGAAAAAAAACACGATCATCAAGCGAATATGCACAGCTACCCCTTCTTCCATCTTTCTTTTTAAAAATGTATGATGGAGTGCGAATAGATATGCAACCGTTTTGTTTAAAGCTATCTAGCCAGTTTGTAATTTTGTCCTTTACGATGAACAGACCAATAGTAAACAGTTAAAATGGTAACAACAGATAGCCAAAACGTGAAATAGCCAATATGTGTTTGGTAGTCAGATAAACTGCCATAAACAGGCATCATCCCATAAACATAATCAATCATTTCGTTATGGAGCAACCAAATTCCGGCAATGGTTAAATGGACTAATCTTATTTTATATAGTGGTGCATACAGAAATGCCTGAATAGCCATAGCGCCATGAGATGCAATCAACATATATCCTTGCCAGCTTAAATCACCTGTAACGATTAATGTCAAAATGTTCATAATCACTGCCCATATCCCATATTTCACTAAAGTGGTAAAGGCGAGTGCTTCAATCAGCGGGACATTTTTTCCCTTCAAAATAAAAAACAAGAAAATAGTGAAGAATAAACTTGCTGTCGGACTGTCAGGAACAAATAACAGGAATGGAATAGGTGTATCTGCCAGCTGATTTCCGTACCAAAAGTATCCATAGATTGTACCAAATAAATTAACAATGAATAACAAAGCTATCATATTTGGATGAAACAAAAATTTTCTCATCATCTTTTTCCCCTAACATTTGCTAGTTAAAATAAGAACATCAATTATGTAACATGAATCTTTGAAACGTGTATTACTTTCGATTTATACCGTGATAAAAACCCTCGCCCGATATGTGAGAGCGAGGGTTTTCGAATATGTGTTAATCACCTTCTGCAGCCTGTTCGTTAACAGACACGATAAATTCAGCAAGTTGCTGTAATTCTTCGTCAGAACCTGCAAACTGGTCTGCTGGCATAGTTCCTATACCATTAACAGCAATGTCTTTGATTTCGTCAACACCGTGCTCCGTTCCAATTAAGGAAGGAGCTGCAGCGCCACCTGATAAATCATCACCATGACACTGAATACAACTGTTGGCTTGATAAACCTCATAACCGGGATCAGACTGATCAATTTCTACAGCATTTTCCTCCGGTAACTCAGGTTTATTATTTTCTGCTTTTGCTTCCCAATCAACGTGATGAGCAGCTTCAAATGTTAGCCAGAAGATTGCCACAATACTTAGCAGCATTAATCCTGTTGAAATGGGGCGCTTATGTGGACGACGTTCTTTTCCACGGTCTAAGAAAGGTGCTAAAAATAAGGCACCAAAAGCAAGACCCGGAATAACAACGGAACCTAAGACGTTGAAAGCACCACTTGCAAATTTGTATTTCAATAATTGATATAAGAATAAGAAGTACCAGTCCGGTAATGGTACATATGCTGTATCTGTTGGATCAGCCAACTTCTCTAATGGAGCAGGGTGCGCGATTGTTAAACATAAGAAACCAACTAAGAATACCGCACCAACTAACCATTCTTTAAGCAGGAAGTTCGGCCAAAAAGCCTCTGTTCTACCAGGATACTCTGAATAATCTTTTGGAATAAACTTCGGTTTGTCAGCACGCACACGTGAATCGCCAACAAACTTCATCCCTTTACCTCGTTTCAACGCTATCCCTCCTTATCTGTCTAAATTCTACAATGGACCAGAAATACCTTGTTTTCGGATCATTATAAAGTGCACAGCCATCAATACAAATAAAGCAGCTGGCAAGAAAAATACATGAATGGCAAAGAATCTTGCGAGTGTTTGTGCACCGACAATGGATGGATCACCATTTAAAAGCGTTTTAGCAAATTCACCGATAAAAGGAACCCCTTCCACAATTTGAAGCGTAACAACTGTTGCAAAATAAGCTTTGTTATCCCATGGTAATAAGTAACCGGTTAAACCTAGAGCAAGCATAACGAAGAAAATCAATACTCCTACCATCCAGTTTAACTCACGTGGCTTCTTATAAGCCCCTTGGAAGAAAACACGCAACGTATGTAAAAATAACATTACTATAACTACACTAGCTCCCCAGTGGTGCATTCCTCGTACAATCTGGCCATGCGCCACCTCTGTTTGTAAATAATAAACAGAACGCCATGCATTTTCAATATCAGGAACATAGTACATCGTCAAGAACATACCTGATAAGATTTGAATTACTGTAACAAAGAAAGTTAACCCGCCAAAACAATATACAAAAGCTGAAAAGTGATGTGCAGGGTTTACATGCTCCGGTACTTCGTGGTCTGCTATGTCACGCCAGATCGGAGTAATATCTACACGTTCATCAATCCAGTCATAAACTTTCTGTAACATCTAATTTGCTCCTCCTTCCTGGACAGGATTTGGAACTGTATCTCCAAGATATAAAGTTCCTTCTTTTACTTCCATTTGGAATGTATCAAGTGCTGCATTTGGTGGTGTATCTGGTACATTCAAACCACTCTTGTAATAACGTCCACCATGACATGGACAGTAAAATTCTTCCGGAAAATCTGGATTACTATTCCAGTTAACCGCACAACCTAAGTGTTTACAAGTTGGTGATAATGCAACAATTTCATCATTTTCATCCCTATAAACCCAGGCACTATGAGTTACGTTTGATGTATACC is a genomic window of Gracilibacillus salinarum containing:
- a CDS encoding menaquinol-cytochrome c reductase cytochrome b/c subunit produces the protein MKRGKGMKFVGDSRVRADKPKFIPKDYSEYPGRTEAFWPNFLLKEWLVGAVFLVGFLCLTIAHPAPLEKLADPTDTAYVPLPDWYFLFLYQLLKYKFASGAFNVLGSVVIPGLAFGALFLAPFLDRGKERRPHKRPISTGLMLLSIVAIFWLTFEAAHHVDWEAKAENNKPELPEENAVEIDQSDPGYEVYQANSCIQCHGDDLSGGAAAPSLIGTEHGVDEIKDIAVNGIGTMPADQFAGSDEELQQLAEFIVSVNEQAAEGD
- the mgsA gene encoding methylglyoxal synthase, which gives rise to MKIALIAHDKKKQDIVNFTIAYTEILKQHTLFATGTTGKRISDATGLEIHRFQSGPLGGDQQIGARIADNEMDLVIFFRDPLTAQPHEPDISALMRLSDVYQIPLVTNLGGAEVMIRALDAGFFDWRKLQD
- the qcrB gene encoding menaquinol-cytochrome c reductase cytochrome b subunit — encoded protein: MLQKVYDWIDERVDITPIWRDIADHEVPEHVNPAHHFSAFVYCFGGLTFFVTVIQILSGMFLTMYYVPDIENAWRSVYYLQTEVAHGQIVRGMHHWGASVVIVMLFLHTLRVFFQGAYKKPRELNWMVGVLIFFVMLALGLTGYLLPWDNKAYFATVVTLQIVEGVPFIGEFAKTLLNGDPSIVGAQTLARFFAIHVFFLPAALFVLMAVHFIMIRKQGISGPL
- a CDS encoding zinc metallopeptidase — protein: MLGYLIYLVLLIAVPLWAQSKVKNTYKKYSKVMNANRMTGAEVARKILDDNGLFDVRIEETKGTLSDHYDPRKKVVRLSSDNYHGYSAAASAIAAHEVGHAIQDAESYAFLRFRHTLVPIAGLGDKMSFIFIIAGILLGAMNLVLVGVIFMSFAVLFQLVTLPVEFDASNRAMNQLVSTGIIRNNEERQTKKVLNAAALTYVAAALVAVAELIRFASMFFLASDE
- a CDS encoding sporulation protein YpjB, which produces MHIRLMIVFFFSLMIIQAFVHSNVLAQQDARYMYTFERLVQEQRYDVALQLMENNKSTILETAASEKNEYEAVMQQYLESGTEVLQDESASYSEKRMAAQQILILWDAIQNENAPLWTTWKQELDKKMERILAKESVSTEDIEEIAYYVQVISPVAKLHLDDEQYQDYQASISLLTNNQEQSNEKELEETFSHISQLNSDTMNHANAEYTKWLIFIVFGFIFLSLSYVAWAKYRGEAV
- a CDS encoding DUF1405 domain-containing protein → MMRKFLFHPNMIALLFIVNLFGTIYGYFWYGNQLADTPIPFLLFVPDSPTASLFFTIFLFFILKGKNVPLIEALAFTTLVKYGIWAVIMNILTLIVTGDLSWQGYMLIASHGAMAIQAFLYAPLYKIRLVHLTIAGIWLLHNEMIDYVYGMMPVYGSLSDYQTHIGYFTFWLSVVTILTVYYWSVHRKGQNYKLAR
- the dapB gene encoding 4-hydroxy-tetrahydrodipicolinate reductase yields the protein MSKVKVIVAGPRGKMGSEALRMIEKQDDLELVACLDHKFEGKKINEFEDLPNFDVDIYTDIEQCFQAVEADVLVDLTTPEFGYLHTKTAIQYGIRPVVGTTGFSDEQLQELTDLAEEKGIGVIIAPNFALGAVLMMQFAKWAAKYFPDVEIIEKHHDRKLDAPSGTAVKTAQLIQEERESKTQGHPDEKETIQGARGADVDGMKIHSMRLPGLVAHQEVVFGSAGENLTIKHDSFHRESFMTGVKLAIDHVMKLDLLVYGLENILE
- a CDS encoding ubiquinol-cytochrome c reductase iron-sulfur subunit, encoding MAEKKQQVSRRQFLNYTLTGVGGFMAAGMLAPMVRFAIDPVLQASSSEEMHAVVDVSELTNEPQRFDWTIEQVDAWYTSNVTHSAWVYRDENDEIVALSPTCKHLGCAVNWNSNPDFPEEFYCPCHGGRYYKSGLNVPDTPPNAALDTFQMEVKEGTLYLGDTVPNPVQEGGAN
- a CDS encoding nucleotide pyrophosphohydrolase; this translates as MYNKESMENMQQRVDQYISQYKEGYFSPLSLMARFTEEVGELAREVNHQYGEKTKKDSEKDNSIEAELGDLLFVIICFANSQGISLDKAFERTMNKIETRDENRWTRKNSQEDHNE